A region from the Arthrobacter gengyunqii genome encodes:
- a CDS encoding acetyl-CoA hydrolase/transferase family protein codes for MHDRIHHEGLLERRMSAEQAAALIKPGMTVAMSGFTGAGYPKAVPQALAMQMEEAHARGEEFQIKVLTGASTAPELDGVLAKAGGMELRLPYQSDPTLRKRINDGELEYIDIHLGHVAQYTWFGFYGHIDLAVIEVVGINEDGSLIPSSSVGNNKTWIEQADKIILEVNVQQAAAMDGMHDVYYGTALPPHRKPIMLVNPDDRIGEPYLRLDPDKVIAVVETDAPDRMTPFAAPDETSTQIAGHLIDFFGDEIKAGRLTDKLLPLQSGVGNIANAVLGGLATSGYTGLTAYTEVIQDGMLHLIRDGVIRVASATSFSLSPAGIEEFNSNIEFYRKRIILRTQEISNHPELIRRLGCIAMNGMIEADIYGNVNSTHVAGTAMMNGIGGSGDFARNGFLSAFLSPSTAKGGKISGIVPMVSHVDHTEHDTMLIVTERGLADLRGLSPKQRARTIIDKCAHPDFQPLLQDYFDRASRESFGKHTPHLLDESLSWHHRFVETGDSRPAVAAQA; via the coding sequence ATGCACGACCGCATTCACCATGAAGGACTGCTTGAGCGCAGAATGTCCGCAGAACAGGCGGCAGCGCTCATCAAGCCGGGTATGACCGTGGCGATGAGCGGGTTTACCGGCGCCGGCTATCCCAAAGCCGTTCCGCAGGCGCTTGCCATGCAAATGGAAGAAGCCCACGCCCGCGGCGAAGAGTTTCAGATCAAAGTACTCACCGGTGCGTCCACCGCCCCCGAGCTCGACGGCGTGCTCGCGAAGGCCGGCGGCATGGAACTGCGACTTCCGTACCAGTCCGATCCCACCCTGCGGAAGCGGATCAACGACGGCGAACTGGAGTACATCGACATCCACCTGGGCCATGTGGCCCAGTACACCTGGTTTGGTTTCTACGGCCACATTGACCTTGCCGTGATCGAGGTGGTGGGCATCAACGAGGATGGCTCCCTGATCCCGTCGTCGTCCGTTGGCAACAACAAGACGTGGATCGAGCAGGCGGACAAGATCATCCTGGAAGTGAACGTGCAGCAGGCCGCTGCCATGGACGGCATGCATGACGTGTACTACGGCACGGCACTGCCTCCGCACCGCAAGCCCATCATGCTGGTCAACCCGGATGACCGGATCGGTGAACCGTACCTTCGGCTGGACCCGGACAAGGTCATCGCCGTCGTTGAAACCGATGCCCCGGACCGCATGACCCCCTTCGCCGCACCCGATGAAACCTCCACACAGATCGCCGGGCACCTGATCGATTTCTTCGGGGACGAGATCAAAGCCGGCCGGCTGACCGACAAGCTCCTGCCGCTGCAGTCCGGTGTCGGGAACATCGCCAATGCCGTTCTGGGCGGGCTGGCCACCTCGGGGTACACCGGGCTGACCGCGTACACCGAAGTCATCCAGGACGGGATGCTGCACCTGATCCGCGACGGCGTGATCCGGGTGGCGTCCGCAACGTCCTTCTCGCTGAGCCCAGCGGGAATCGAGGAGTTCAACTCCAACATAGAGTTCTACCGCAAGCGCATCATCCTGCGCACCCAGGAGATCTCCAACCACCCCGAACTCATCCGCCGGCTGGGCTGCATCGCCATGAACGGCATGATCGAGGCGGACATTTACGGCAACGTGAACTCCACCCACGTGGCCGGCACGGCCATGATGAACGGCATCGGCGGATCCGGCGACTTCGCCCGCAACGGCTTCCTGTCCGCGTTCCTCTCTCCGAGCACGGCCAAGGGCGGGAAAATCTCCGGCATCGTGCCCATGGTCAGCCATGTGGACCACACGGAGCATGACACCATGCTGATCGTGACCGAGCGGGGCCTTGCGGATCTTCGCGGTCTCTCGCCCAAGCAGCGGGCCCGCACGATCATCGACAAGTGCGCGCACCCGGACTTCCAGCCCCTGCTGCAGGATTACTTCGACCGTGCCAGCCGCGAGAGCTTCGGCAAGCACACCCCGCACCTGCTGGATGAGTCGCTGTCCTGGCACCACCGGTTTGTGGAAACCGGTGACAGCCGCCCCGCGGTGGCCGCTCAGGCGTAG
- a CDS encoding MFS transporter: MSDLSSRSATHRKGTVPLPVWLAAVAVILVAVNLRPGATSVGPVLAEIQSGLGMGSVQAGILTALPGFTFAVVGALAVMVSRRAGIAWTIALGLGVVAAGLLIRSVVASPVLFMILTVLAFAGMAMGNILVPAFIKTHGGTRTALLNSVYGTTLAVGATLPLLVAAPLAGWDSGGWQLSLRVWGLAALAAFVPWILVSVRSRRAVVQTDAGAGPTERLRITSSRTAVALCVYFGVQSMHAYVQFGWVPQIYRDAGLEQGHAGLMAAIIASLGIAGGLIMPALVARAPGLHFYIAGLATAVAAGYLGLLLAPATMPWMWALLLGIGGFAFPTALALITARSRDPRVTAELSGFCQPVGYLLAAVGPFAIGALHEATGSWTVPLVILIASAAVMAAAGIIAAAPRFVDDQLRRRPA; encoded by the coding sequence ATGAGCGATTTAAGCAGCCGGTCTGCCACCCACCGTAAAGGCACCGTGCCGCTGCCCGTGTGGCTGGCCGCCGTCGCGGTCATCCTGGTGGCAGTAAACCTGCGGCCGGGCGCGACGTCAGTGGGGCCGGTCCTCGCGGAGATCCAGTCGGGTCTCGGCATGGGATCGGTCCAGGCCGGGATTCTGACCGCGTTGCCCGGCTTCACTTTTGCCGTGGTGGGAGCGCTGGCCGTGATGGTCTCGCGCAGGGCAGGCATCGCGTGGACCATCGCCCTGGGACTGGGCGTGGTGGCCGCCGGTCTGCTGATCCGCTCCGTCGTGGCCTCTCCGGTGCTGTTCATGATCCTGACGGTGCTCGCCTTCGCCGGCATGGCGATGGGCAATATCCTGGTGCCCGCCTTCATCAAGACCCACGGCGGAACCCGGACGGCCCTGTTGAATTCGGTGTACGGCACCACTCTCGCCGTGGGTGCCACACTTCCCCTGCTGGTTGCTGCGCCGCTGGCGGGATGGGACTCCGGAGGCTGGCAGCTGAGTCTGAGGGTATGGGGGCTGGCGGCACTGGCGGCGTTTGTTCCCTGGATCCTGGTCTCGGTGCGGAGCCGCAGGGCAGTTGTGCAGACTGATGCCGGTGCGGGGCCAACGGAGCGGCTGCGGATCACATCTTCCCGGACAGCCGTGGCGCTGTGCGTGTATTTCGGCGTGCAGTCCATGCACGCCTACGTCCAGTTTGGCTGGGTACCGCAGATATACCGGGATGCCGGGTTGGAACAGGGGCATGCCGGGCTGATGGCAGCCATCATTGCTTCGCTGGGGATAGCGGGCGGGCTGATCATGCCGGCACTGGTGGCGAGGGCACCGGGGCTGCATTTCTACATAGCCGGACTGGCAACAGCCGTGGCGGCAGGCTACCTGGGCCTGTTGCTGGCTCCCGCAACGATGCCCTGGATGTGGGCCCTGCTGCTCGGGATCGGCGGGTTTGCGTTTCCCACGGCTCTGGCCTTGATCACCGCGCGTTCACGCGACCCCCGGGTGACTGCCGAGCTGTCGGGCTTTTGCCAGCCCGTGGGCTATCTGCTGGCCGCTGTGGGGCCGTTTGCCATCGGCGCCCTGCACGAGGCCACCGGCAGTTGGACTGTTCCTCTGGTCATTCTCATTGCGTCGGCAGCGGTCATGGCGGCCGCCGGGATCATTGCTGCGGCTCCGCGCTTTGTGGACGATCAGTTGAGGCGGCGTCCGGCCTAA